In Bacteroidota bacterium, one genomic interval encodes:
- a CDS encoding acyl-CoA dehydrogenase family protein: MATDNYQAPDYYLLDELLTDEHKLIRDTARAWVKKEISPIIEDYAQRAEFPKQILKGLGEIGAFGPYIPAEYGGPGLDQISYGLIMQELERGDSGVRSTASVQSSLVMYPIYTFGTEEQKRKYLPKLATGELMGCFGLTEPDYGSNPAGMITNIKDAGDHYILNGAKMWISNAPFADIAVVWAKDDNGDIRGLVVERGMEGFTTPETHGKWSLRASATGELVFDNVKVPKENIFPNVKGLKGPLSCLNSARYGIAWGALGAAMDCYDTALRYSKERIQFGKPIGAFQLQQKKLAEMLTEITKGQLLVWRLGVLKNENRANPAQISMAKRNNVHTALVCAREARQMLGGMGITGEYPIMRHMMNLESVVTYEGTHDIHLLITGMDVTGFNAFN, from the coding sequence ATGGCCACCGACAACTATCAGGCTCCAGATTACTACCTGCTCGACGAGCTTCTGACCGACGAACATAAACTCATCCGCGATACCGCCCGTGCCTGGGTGAAAAAAGAAATATCGCCCATTATCGAAGACTATGCGCAGCGCGCGGAGTTTCCTAAACAGATCCTTAAGGGTTTAGGCGAAATAGGCGCTTTCGGCCCTTACATCCCGGCTGAATACGGTGGCCCCGGTCTCGACCAGATTTCATACGGCCTGATTATGCAGGAGCTTGAGCGCGGCGATTCGGGCGTGCGTTCTACCGCTTCTGTGCAAAGCTCACTCGTAATGTATCCGATCTACACATTCGGTACCGAGGAGCAGAAACGCAAATACCTGCCCAAACTGGCCACCGGTGAACTCATGGGCTGTTTCGGCCTCACCGAACCCGATTACGGTTCAAACCCGGCCGGTATGATTACCAATATTAAAGACGCCGGCGATCACTACATCCTCAACGGTGCTAAAATGTGGATTTCAAACGCACCTTTTGCCGATATTGCTGTGGTTTGGGCCAAAGACGACAACGGTGATATCCGTGGCCTTGTGGTGGAGCGCGGCATGGAAGGCTTCACCACCCCCGAAACACACGGCAAATGGTCGCTGCGCGCAAGTGCTACCGGCGAGCTTGTGTTCGACAATGTGAAAGTGCCTAAAGAAAATATTTTCCCCAATGTAAAAGGCCTCAAAGGTCCGCTCAGCTGCCTCAACTCGGCCCGCTACGGTATTGCCTGGGGCGCACTGGGTGCTGCAATGGATTGCTATGATACGGCCCTGCGTTATTCAAAAGAGCGTATCCAGTTTGGCAAACCCATTGGCGCATTCCAGCTCCAGCAGAAAAAACTGGCTGAGATGCTTACCGAAATCACCAAAGGACAGCTGCTCGTGTGGCGTCTGGGCGTGCTTAAAAACGAAAACCGCGCCAACCCGGCTCAGATTTCAATGGCCAAACGCAATAACGTACATACCGCCCTTGTATGTGCCCGCGAAGCACGTCAGATGCTCGGCGGAATGGGCATTACCGGCGAGTACCCCATTATGCGCCACATGATGAACCTCGAGTCGGTAGTTACTTATGAAGGTACACATGATATTCACCTGCTCATTACAGGTATGGATGTAACCGGTTTCAACGCATTTAACTAA
- a CDS encoding uroporphyrinogen-III synthase, which yields MAAPKNNNNGELRVKSILVTQPKPETDKSPYADLIKKYGLKIDFREFIHVEGVPAQEFRQQRINLQEHTAVILTSRNAVDHFFRICQEMRFTVPDTMKYFCISESTAYYLQKYVQYRKRKIFHGKATFSDLIEIIRKHKEDKFLYPCSDVHKEEVPEVLDKHNITYSKAILFRTVCSDLSDLADVYYDILVFFSPSGITSLFKNFPKFKQNKTRIAAFGPATAKAVEEAGLRLDIHAPRPGTPSMTMALEEYVKQVNKK from the coding sequence GTGGCAGCACCAAAGAATAACAATAACGGCGAACTACGGGTCAAGAGCATTCTTGTTACCCAGCCGAAACCTGAGACTGACAAATCGCCCTACGCTGATCTGATCAAGAAGTATGGGCTGAAAATTGATTTCCGTGAATTTATTCACGTGGAAGGAGTTCCGGCACAGGAGTTTCGCCAGCAGCGGATCAATCTTCAGGAGCATACGGCGGTCATTCTCACCAGCCGCAATGCGGTTGACCATTTCTTCCGTATCTGTCAGGAAATGCGCTTTACCGTGCCCGATACAATGAAGTATTTCTGTATATCGGAATCAACAGCCTATTACCTTCAGAAATATGTGCAGTACCGGAAACGTAAAATCTTTCATGGTAAAGCAACCTTCAGTGATCTGATTGAGATTATCCGCAAACATAAGGAAGACAAGTTTCTTTATCCCTGTTCGGATGTGCATAAGGAAGAGGTGCCCGAAGTGCTTGATAAACACAACATCACCTATTCTAAAGCCATTTTATTCCGCACCGTATGCAGCGACCTGAGTGATCTGGCTGATGTATATTACGATATTCTGGTGTTTTTCAGTCCGTCTGGTATTACCTCACTCTTCAAGAACTTTCCGAAATTCAAGCAAAACAAAACCCGCATTGCGGCTTTTGGCCCGGCCACTGCCAAAGCGGTGGAAGAAGCCGGACTGCGCCTTGATATTCACGCCCCGCGTCCGGGCACACCGTCTATGACCATGGCGCTGGAAGAGTATGTGAAGCAGGTGAATAAAAAGTAA
- a CDS encoding YceI family protein encodes MKKLGLLLFVVVAFAASASAQIYKAASRSVKFYSHTALEDISATDTTATMLLNTNTNDVIVSINIKGFDFPNELMEEHFNENYMESDKFPKASFKGKINEKVDYKKDGTYNVTITGTLGVHGVDKVRTIPATVVVKGGKITVDCKFMLALKDHNVAVPSAVGAKIAESVEVTVHADMVAANKK; translated from the coding sequence ATGAAAAAATTAGGTCTTCTCCTGTTCGTTGTTGTGGCTTTTGCGGCCAGCGCATCTGCTCAGATTTACAAAGCTGCTTCACGTTCAGTAAAATTTTATTCACACACTGCGCTTGAAGACATCAGCGCCACGGATACCACAGCCACCATGCTGCTCAATACAAATACCAACGATGTAATTGTGAGCATCAACATCAAAGGATTTGATTTTCCGAACGAACTCATGGAGGAGCACTTTAATGAAAACTATATGGAGAGCGATAAGTTCCCCAAAGCTTCATTCAAAGGCAAAATCAACGAAAAGGTGGATTACAAAAAAGACGGCACCTACAACGTAACCATTACCGGCACGCTTGGTGTGCATGGTGTAGATAAAGTGCGCACGATCCCGGCCACGGTGGTAGTAAAAGGCGGCAAAATTACAGTTGACTGTAAATTTATGCTGGCATTGAAAGATCACAATGTGGCAGTTCCTTCAGCGGTAGGCGCCAAAATTGCCGAAAGTGTGGAAGTAACCGTACATGCCGACATGGTGGCTGCCAACAAAAAATAA
- a CDS encoding DUF4271 domain-containing protein, with translation MPAHHTGLLLQALAADWGTSRSFHPDPVANPGGSSWVSLFLFAAFAALVVLRVFDGRRLTQLAGGFFRASSVSMLYREENALTGRASLLLIINFLLVTPLFVWQTIGYFSLPQEGMLQYGALALAFVLLYLIKSVATRFMGFVFDKKEAALEYIYNILLFNKTLGLLLFPVTVLLAFAHEIPPEWLVFTGLGLWGIILVYRLFRGILIGLSTSGFSLVYIFLYLCTLEILPFFVILKQFAV, from the coding sequence ATGCCAGCACACCACACCGGATTATTGCTTCAGGCTTTAGCTGCCGACTGGGGTACTTCGCGCAGTTTTCATCCCGATCCGGTAGCCAACCCGGGCGGGAGTTCGTGGGTGTCGCTTTTTCTGTTTGCAGCATTTGCAGCATTGGTTGTGCTGCGGGTGTTTGACGGGCGGCGGCTGACACAACTGGCAGGGGGATTTTTCAGAGCTTCTTCGGTAAGCATGCTTTACCGCGAGGAAAATGCACTTACCGGCAGGGCTTCTTTATTACTCATTATCAACTTTTTACTGGTTACACCGCTTTTTGTGTGGCAAACAATCGGCTATTTCAGTCTTCCGCAGGAAGGGATGCTGCAATATGGTGCACTTGCTCTGGCTTTTGTGCTGCTCTACCTGATTAAATCGGTCGCAACCCGGTTTATGGGATTTGTATTCGATAAAAAAGAAGCCGCGCTGGAATACATTTATAACATACTGTTATTTAACAAAACGTTAGGACTTCTTCTCTTCCCTGTTACTGTACTACTGGCCTTTGCGCACGAAATTCCCCCGGAATGGCTTGTATTTACCGGGTTGGGCCTGTGGGGTATTATTTTGGTTTACAGACTCTTCAGAGGCATTCTGATAGGTCTTTCCACATCAGGATTTTCTCTTGTATATATATTTCTTTATCTTTGCACCCTTGAAATTTTACCCTTTTTCGTTATCCTGAAACAATTTGCCGTATAG